One Nostoc sp. ATCC 53789 genomic window, GTAAAACCAGATGGAATAATTAACTTAGCAGACTTACAAAAAGTTCCTAACAGTACGATGGCAGTTTTACAGAGAGATATTAGAGAACGAATAATCAAGGATAATAAATATTGAACTGAGAACATCTACCGACTTCTAAAATCTTAAAATTTAATGATTTGATTTATTTATAAAAACTATGAAATTATGGATTTACATCTTATCTGGTATTACCTTTGCCTCAGGTGGCTGGAACCTCAGTCAATCAATCATTGACTCTATTGGCTGGTTTCAGCAATTTCCAGAAATAGCACAATCAGCTTGTATAGCCGCTTCCCTCTCCGCTGGAACCGTACTAACAGAAATTTTCTTAAGTAACCCCACCAGATTCAAATTAAACCTACGTCGGCTTGGTTTCCCTGTCGCTACCGCAGCCGCACTAGGGTTTCTGATAGGTTTATTCGCAGGTGGTATATCTCAATTTTTGCTCATTCCCCAAATTCGTAATTCCCTATTCTTTTTCGGTAGCACTCCCGCAGTCAGAATTATTCGCTGGATGATTATTGGTATTGCGGTGGGAGCGACAGAGGGATTAAGCTGGCGTTGGCGCAGTGTTGAATCAGGAAAAAAAAGCCGTTCTCAACAGCGTCTGAAAACTAACATCCTAGCAGGTATGACTGCTGGTGTAGCAGCAGCAATAATTTTTGAGTTCGTCAGATTAGTCTTGAAGTCATCCCTAAAACAAGTCAAAGAGGATTTTCAGCGAAATAATGGATTCTCCATTTTAGGATTTGAAAACTTTGCTGGACTTCTCCTGTTGGGTATGGTGCTGGGTGTAGCCTTCTATTTTGCTATATCCCCTAGTTATGTAGCTGCATTGAGAGCAGGTGAAGGCTTTGAATTTAGTGAATATAATGAAGAACCTGCAAAAATAAATAAAAGTAAGCCAATTAAAATTAAAGACGACAAAAGTAACAGCATAGAAACTGGCTACAAATTGGAATTTGTCAGTAAAAATCGCTTAGAAGAAATTGAAGAAAACATTGAAGAGGGTTTATCAACTCAACTACCACCAAGAGGTACTATTACCATTGGTTCTGCTACAGGAGCGCATATTTGTATTCCTGGACTACCTCTCCACATAGCAGATTTAGATATAGAAGAACGCGCAACATTTTTAAGGCCAAATAAAAATAATTATCAGCGTATATCAATTAATGGTAAGAATTTAACTTCTGCTAGTCGGATTTCTTTAAAACACAATTCCATTGTAAGTTTTTACTGTGAAGCAAATAGTAGAAAAGATGATAAAAAAAGGTTTCGGTTCGTTTTTTACAATCGCTTTTTAGATCCAGAGGGGTAATTGAAAATGGGGAAAAATCTACTTTCCAAAAAACTACAGTTTTATATCTTCCAAAAAAATTATATTTGGTTAAGCCTGTCTTTAATTATCACTAGTTGCCTAAATATACCAGTGTGGAGTCAAACCAAAAATAATAAAACGCAGATAATTGTTAATCCTCAAGTTATTCAAGATAAAGTCACACTGCGAGTTAAAGTCACAAAAAATAATAAACTCCAGTCTAACTTAAAAGCTCAGGATTTTTCTCTATATGTAGACTGTAAGTCAGAAGATGTAAAAGACTGCGAACCTATTAACTTAGAAGACTGGAGAAACCCTAAACAATCTACTCCCTTACCCACAAAAATTGTCGTGCTTCTAGACCTCAGTGGTAGCATGAAAGAGTTAGATAAGGGAGGTAAACCTAAACTTCAGGGAGCAATTGATGCAATTAAACAATTTACCCAGGTGTTAGCTGTTCGTGGTGGGGATACACAAATGGTAATTGTCCCTTTCAGCGATAAATCTCAGTATACAAATTGTGAAGATGACCCTGTAACAACTGAAGCTCTCAATAGGTTTGCTCCAGCTAATTCTCAGCAACATCAACAGGATATAGATAAATTACAGACGGAACTAACCCGAGAATTATTCTACAAAAGAGCAAAGACCAATAACCCAAAATTTATTAGGCCAATAGACATAGAGTCTCGGATTTGCGGAGAAACTAATCTTTATCAATCTCTAGCAAATACAATTAGTTTTTTAGGCAATCTGAATCAAAAAACAGAAAATAATAATCAATCAATTAATGCTAAAGATGAAAATTCTAACCAGAATCAACCGAAATTACACATAGTTCTACTCTCAGATGGCTTTAACACAGTTCCTTTTCCTGAAAGGTCAGAAATATGCGATCCTAG contains:
- a CDS encoding vWA domain-containing protein, with translation MGKNLLSKKLQFYIFQKNYIWLSLSLIITSCLNIPVWSQTKNNKTQIIVNPQVIQDKVTLRVKVTKNNKLQSNLKAQDFSLYVDCKSEDVKDCEPINLEDWRNPKQSTPLPTKIVVLLDLSGSMKELDKGGKPKLQGAIDAIKQFTQVLAVRGGDTQMVIVPFSDKSQYTNCEDDPVTTEALNRFAPANSQQHQQDIDKLQTELTRELFYKRAKTNNPKFIRPIDIESRICGETNLYQSLANTISFLGNLNQKTENNNQSINAKDENSNQNQPKLHIVLLSDGFNTVPFPERSEICDPSNFEKLKTDYLQPYIGKITIHTVGYGRTPKELGSDPDYSQVLRGESAECTDIKKFTNEKIREQFKSELVDQKHLQQIAELTRGINEFSGNSQEIAQRFQDILDTIIGEYQMTYIQKDADTADQHNVRVIVQSIGSEKASYSMPFVFQVPSHVRVWTIFIFIIAPLGLSILLIYLLGEEIKKQAL